A region of the Mycoavidus sp. HKI genome:
CACATACCGTTGCAGCTCAAGGCGGTATTGGCGCCTCGCTGGGCAATATGAGTGAAGATAATTGGCATTATCATTTTTATGACACGATTAAAGGCTCAGATTGGCTCGGTGACCAAGACGCGATTGAATTCATGTGTCGTGAGGCGCCACGTGCAGTTTATGAGCTTGAGCATTTTGGCATGCCGTTTGATCGTAACCCTGATGGTACGATTTATCAACGTCCGTTTGGCGGGCATACTGCAAATTATGGCGAGAAACCCGTACAGCGCGCTTGTGCCGCGGCGGATCGAACCGGTCATGCATTACTGCATACGCTTTATCAACAAAATGTTAAAGCAAAAACTCACTTCTTCGTTGAGTGGATGGCGCTTGATCTGATCCGCGATCAAGAGGGCAACGTGCTTGGCGTGACTGCGCTCGAAATGGAAACGGGTGAGGTTTATATTTTGGAAGCCAAGTGCACACTCTTTGCAACGGGTGGCGCTGGCCGTATTTATGCGGCTTCAACCAATGCATTTATCAATACGGGCGATGGTCTTGGCATGGCTGCACGAGCCGGTATTCCTCTCCAAGATATGGAGTTTTGGCAGTTTCATCCAACTGGGGTAGCAGGCGCTGGCGTCTTGATTACAGAAGGGGTGCGTGGCGAAGGTGGAATTTTACGCAATGCCCATGGCGAACGTTTTATGGAGCGTTATGCGCCAACTCTGAAAGATCTTGCCCCGCGCGATTTTGTTTCCCGCGCGATGGACCAAGAAATCAAGGAAGGCCGCGGCTGTGGGCCACAGCGAGACCATGTGCTATTGGATTTATCGCATATTGGGGCTGAAACCATTGTTAAACGACTGCCGTCAATCCGTGAAATCGCACTTAAATTTGCCAATGTGGATTGTATTTTAGAGGCGATTCCAGTGGTGCCTACAATTCATTATCAAATGGGCGGCATCCCGACCAACATTAATGGTCAGGTGGTTGGCAAAGAGGGTAATAGTCAAACCCCAGTCAGTGGTTTTTACGCTGTTGGCGAATGTTCGTGCGTATCGGTGCATGGCGCTAATCGTCTCGGCACTAATTCATTGCTGGATTTGGTTGTATTTGGCCGGGCTGCAGGTAACCATATTATTCAGCAAGTGAAGGCTCAAGCGGAGCATAAACCGTTGCCAGCCGATGCTGCCGAACGTACGTTGGCGCGGTTAGCTGAGCTTGAGGTAAGCACGACTGGTGAGTATACACAGCATATTGCGGGCGATATTCGTCAGGCCATGCAAGCTCATGCAGGCGTTTTTCGGACCAGTGAATTACTCGCAGCAGGCGTTGCAAAAATGAGCGAGTTGACTGAGCGCGTTAAACATGTGCACTTGCGAGATAAATCAAAAGTATTTAATACGGCGCGGGTCGAAGCACTGGAATTGGCTAATTTGATTGAAGTTGCACGTGCCACGATGACTTCAGCCGAAGCGCGTAAAGAAAGCCGTGGCGCACATGCGCACCGCGATTATCCAGAGCGCGACGACGGAGATTGGCTGCACCATACTCTTTGGTATAGCGCGGATAATCGTTTGGAATATAAGCCAGTGCAAATGAAGCCGCTGACAGTTGAAACGATACCGCCAAAGGCTCGCACCTTTTAAGCGCTGCCTATTTTTGCTAGATATGTCTGACAAAAGCATCAAGCGCAATCAGTTGATACAGTGTGCCTGCATGCTAGGTTAGGCCAACGGAAGTTCGAGATGACAAAACGTATTTTTGAGATTTATCGCTATGATCCAGACCAGGACGCAGCACCACGCATGCAAACTTACGAGCTTGAGCTCGACGCGCATGACAAAATGCTGCTCGATGTATTGATCAAGCTGAAATCGATGGATGAATCGATCGCCTTTCGCCGCTCATGTCGCGAAGGCGTATGCGGCTCGGATGCGATGAATATTAATGGTAAAAATGGGCTTGCCTGCCTAACCAATATGAATGAGCTGCCGCAGCGAATTACGCTAAGGCCGCTGCCAGGGTTGCCCGTAGTACGTGATTTGATTTGCGATTTTACGCATTTTTTTGATCAATATTATTCAATCAAGCCCTATTTGATTAATGATGAGCCACTACCAGAAAAAGAGCGTTTACAATCTCCACAAGAACGTAATGAGCTGGATGGATTGTATGAATGTATTTTATGCGCTAGCTGCTCGACTTCTTGCCCGAGTTTTTGGTGGAACCCAGACAAATTTGTTGGCCCCGCTGGTTTATTGCAAGCGTATCGTTTTATTGCTGACAGTCGGGATCGTGCGACCGGCGAGCGCCTAGATAACCTGGAAGACCCTTATCGCTTGTTCCGTTGCCACACGATTATGAATTGCGTTGATGTCTGCCCGAAGGGGCTGAATCCAACTAAGGCAATTGGTAAAATCAAAGAACTCATGGTGCGCCGTGCAATTTAAGCATAGACGTTGAAGCGGGCATTTAAAATGGAAACTGTTTCTCATCAAGCAGACCCCGTGCAACGGGCCCGATTGCGTTGGCGCGCGCGGCGCGGGCTGCTGGAAAACGATCTCATCATTGAACGTTTTTTTAGTCGTTATGAGCATACGCTGAGCGATGCTGACGTAGGGGCGCTGACTCAGCTGTTGGAGCTTAGCGATAACGATTTGTTAGACTTACTTCTTGCTCGATCGCAGCCGCAAGGCGAACTCGCCAGCGCGGATGGATTACGTGTATTGGCGCTGTTACGCGCCAGTTAAATGAACAATCCATTTTAATTTTACCGCAGAATCTAAACAGGTTCACGGCCTGCTTTTTTTGGCAACACCCGCTATGCCATTTTTTAACTTGAGGACGCTTATGACTCCATCCGATGTAAAAGCGACGCTTTCTTTTAGTGATGGCTCGCCCAGCGTTGAACTGCCAATCTACCAGGGCACCCAGGGCCCCGATGCGATTGATATTCGCAAGCTATATGGACAAACCGGTAAATTTACCTATGACCCAGGTTTTATGTCCACGGCAGCGTGCAATTCGGCCATTACCTATATTGACGGTGACAACGGCGAACTCTTGCATCGCGGCTATCCGATTGAGCAACTTGCAGTGCATGGCGATTTTTTGGACGTTTGCTATTTACTCTTAAAAGGCGATTTACCCAAGATCGAACAGAAACGGGAATTTAACGAGCTGGTCACTAAGCATACGATGGTGCACGAGCAGATGCAGTTTTTTTTCCGGGGTTTTCGGCGGGACTCGCATCCAATGGCAGTATTAACGGGGTGTGTCGGCGCTCTCTCCGCGTTTTATCACGACTCATTGAATATTAACGATGCCCGTCATCGCGAAGTATCGGCCATCCGGTTAATTGCTAAGCTGCCGACGTTGGTTGCAATGGCGTATAAATATAATATTGGCATGCCGTTTGTGTACCCACTCAACGAATTGTCATATAGCGCTAACTTTATGCGCATGATGTTTGCCAATCCATGCGAAGAGTATAAGGTTAACGAGGTATTGGTGCGTGCTCTTGACCGCATTTTGATCTTACATGCTGACCATGAGCAGAACGCTTCAACGTCAACGGTACGGCTTGCCGGGTCATCGGGCGCTAACCCATTTGCTTGCGTGGCGGCAGGCATTGCCTGTCTATGGGGACCGGCGCATGGCGGAGCGAATGAAGCTGCACTCAATATGCTAGAAGAAATTGGCTCGCCAGAGCGGATTCCAGAATTTATCAAGCAGGTCAAGGATAAGCACTCAAGTGTAAAGTTAATGGGCTTTGGCCATCGCGTCTATAAGAATTATGACCCACGCGCTAAACTCATGCGCGAGACGTGCCATGATGTGCTTGAAGAGTTGGGCTTGCAGAACGAACCACTCTTCAAATTGGCGATGGAGCTAGAAAAAATTGCGCTGGAAGATGAATATTTCGTCTCGCGCAAACTCTATCCTAATGTTGATTTTTATTCAGGCATTGTGCAGCGCGCGTTGGGTATTCCGACTTCGATGTTTACCTGTATTTTTGCGATGGCGCGCACGGTTGGCTGGATTGCGCAATGGAATGAAATGATTTCCGAGCCGGATCAAAAAATTGGCCGGCCACGCCAGCTTTTCGTTGGGCAGACACCGCGCGAAGCAAAACCGATCGAGCAACGATAGCCATATAGGATGCTCTCGCAGTGACGGGAGCGGATTTTTAAATGAGTAAAAAGATGAAAACAGTTGGCTTTGTCGGCTGGCGCGGCATGGTGGGTTCAGTTTTATTGCAGCGCATGTGCGAAGAAAACGATTTTGCCTTGATCGAGCCGTTATTTTTTAGTACGAGTAATGTTGGCGCAGCGGCGCCACCTTTCGCTAAAAATGAAATCAAGCTGAAAGATGCGTATGAGTTGCAGGCGCTCAAGCAGTGCGACATTATCATAACTTGCCAAGGTGGCGACTACACAGCTGAGATATTCCCTAAGCTGCGTGCGGCTGGCTGGGATGGCTAT
Encoded here:
- a CDS encoding succinate dehydrogenase assembly factor 2; this encodes METVSHQADPVQRARLRWRARRGLLENDLIIERFFSRYEHTLSDADVGALTQLLELSDNDLLDLLLARSQPQGELASADGLRVLALLRAS
- a CDS encoding citrate synthase, encoding MTPSDVKATLSFSDGSPSVELPIYQGTQGPDAIDIRKLYGQTGKFTYDPGFMSTAACNSAITYIDGDNGELLHRGYPIEQLAVHGDFLDVCYLLLKGDLPKIEQKREFNELVTKHTMVHEQMQFFFRGFRRDSHPMAVLTGCVGALSAFYHDSLNINDARHREVSAIRLIAKLPTLVAMAYKYNIGMPFVYPLNELSYSANFMRMMFANPCEEYKVNEVLVRALDRILILHADHEQNASTSTVRLAGSSGANPFACVAAGIACLWGPAHGGANEAALNMLEEIGSPERIPEFIKQVKDKHSSVKLMGFGHRVYKNYDPRAKLMRETCHDVLEELGLQNEPLFKLAMELEKIALEDEYFVSRKLYPNVDFYSGIVQRALGIPTSMFTCIFAMARTVGWIAQWNEMISEPDQKIGRPRQLFVGQTPREAKPIEQR
- a CDS encoding succinate dehydrogenase iron-sulfur subunit, with the protein product MTKRIFEIYRYDPDQDAAPRMQTYELELDAHDKMLLDVLIKLKSMDESIAFRRSCREGVCGSDAMNINGKNGLACLTNMNELPQRITLRPLPGLPVVRDLICDFTHFFDQYYSIKPYLINDEPLPEKERLQSPQERNELDGLYECILCASCSTSCPSFWWNPDKFVGPAGLLQAYRFIADSRDRATGERLDNLEDPYRLFRCHTIMNCVDVCPKGLNPTKAIGKIKELMVRRAI
- the sdhA gene encoding succinate dehydrogenase flavoprotein subunit: MAAIKSTLPRRRFDVVIVGAGGSGMRASLQLAQAGLSVAVLSKVFPTRSHTVAAQGGIGASLGNMSEDNWHYHFYDTIKGSDWLGDQDAIEFMCREAPRAVYELEHFGMPFDRNPDGTIYQRPFGGHTANYGEKPVQRACAAADRTGHALLHTLYQQNVKAKTHFFVEWMALDLIRDQEGNVLGVTALEMETGEVYILEAKCTLFATGGAGRIYAASTNAFINTGDGLGMAARAGIPLQDMEFWQFHPTGVAGAGVLITEGVRGEGGILRNAHGERFMERYAPTLKDLAPRDFVSRAMDQEIKEGRGCGPQRDHVLLDLSHIGAETIVKRLPSIREIALKFANVDCILEAIPVVPTIHYQMGGIPTNINGQVVGKEGNSQTPVSGFYAVGECSCVSVHGANRLGTNSLLDLVVFGRAAGNHIIQQVKAQAEHKPLPADAAERTLARLAELEVSTTGEYTQHIAGDIRQAMQAHAGVFRTSELLAAGVAKMSELTERVKHVHLRDKSKVFNTARVEALELANLIEVARATMTSAEARKESRGAHAHRDYPERDDGDWLHHTLWYSADNRLEYKPVQMKPLTVETIPPKARTF